From the Halomonas meridiana genome, one window contains:
- a CDS encoding chloride channel protein: MARFSRSDFTLESFRRQLANVDALPQLCVLGLVSGVITGAVMVAFRLLLEAGAVLYMPEGDPEAFEGLSPWLRALLPIVAVTLIGLLLYRQRSAARKLGVSHVIERLTYHQGRFPLRNWLNQWWVGVVSVLGGLSAGREGPAIHLGAAASSGLGLKLRLPNNSLRVLVACGTAAGISASFNTPIAGVIFAMEVVMMEYTLMSFMPVILASTMGALVAQVMYGNEPAFRIPEVALGSLMNLPWIVIVGLVIGLMAGVFIHISRSQRLQKLPLWLRLGVVGVATGALAWRFPEIQGIGYDSVAAALNNQLTITVLLALMVAKLLMTAITVAGGVPIGIIGPVLVAGAATGALGGMLGGWLWPEKAADPGIYAMLGMAAMMGAVLQAPLAALMALLELTHTPNIMLPGMLVVVVACLTSRQLTGCEGFFISSVRYGLHPLQQPLMQALSRVSVPAVMERQLVRTERMITPDQARRLLETNPMWLVIERSSDDKPVLALKAAELARWLLEHDEALDGEAPPEDELVDLLEIPGQRLEMAPIGLQATLSEAFLKLQDSALGALYVVHGYRPKQQRISGIITRGAIERYYHYTDARQPDVRDTEP; the protein is encoded by the coding sequence GTGGCACGTTTTTCTCGGTCAGATTTCACTCTAGAGAGCTTTCGCCGCCAGTTGGCGAACGTGGATGCCTTACCGCAGCTGTGTGTGCTGGGGTTGGTGTCTGGGGTGATTACTGGGGCAGTGATGGTGGCGTTTCGCCTGCTGCTTGAAGCCGGGGCGGTGCTCTATATGCCGGAGGGGGATCCGGAAGCCTTCGAAGGATTGTCACCGTGGCTGAGAGCACTTCTGCCGATCGTCGCCGTCACATTGATTGGCCTGTTGCTATATCGGCAGCGCTCCGCTGCGCGCAAGCTCGGGGTCAGCCATGTGATCGAGCGTCTCACCTATCACCAGGGGCGTTTCCCACTGCGTAATTGGCTGAACCAGTGGTGGGTGGGGGTCGTCTCCGTGTTGGGTGGCTTGTCTGCTGGGCGCGAAGGCCCTGCGATTCATTTAGGTGCGGCGGCTTCCAGCGGGTTAGGGCTAAAGCTGCGGCTGCCCAATAACAGCTTGCGGGTGCTGGTGGCCTGCGGCACGGCAGCAGGCATTTCGGCCTCGTTCAACACGCCCATCGCTGGGGTGATCTTTGCCATGGAAGTGGTGATGATGGAGTACACCCTGATGAGCTTTATGCCGGTGATCTTAGCCTCCACTATGGGCGCGCTGGTGGCGCAGGTGATGTATGGCAACGAGCCTGCCTTTCGGATTCCTGAGGTGGCGCTAGGCTCGCTGATGAACCTGCCCTGGATCGTCATTGTTGGCTTGGTGATTGGGTTAATGGCAGGCGTATTTATCCATATCTCTCGCAGCCAGCGCTTACAAAAATTGCCGTTGTGGTTGAGATTAGGAGTGGTGGGTGTGGCCACTGGGGCGTTGGCGTGGCGGTTCCCTGAGATTCAGGGGATCGGCTACGACAGCGTCGCCGCAGCACTGAATAATCAGCTGACGATCACGGTGCTGCTGGCGCTGATGGTGGCCAAGCTGCTGATGACGGCGATAACCGTGGCAGGCGGTGTGCCCATCGGCATTATCGGCCCGGTGCTGGTGGCGGGGGCGGCCACTGGTGCGCTCGGCGGCATGCTCGGCGGTTGGTTATGGCCCGAGAAAGCTGCCGATCCGGGCATTTACGCCATGCTCGGCATGGCGGCGATGATGGGGGCTGTCCTTCAGGCGCCTCTTGCTGCACTAATGGCGCTATTAGAATTGACGCATACACCCAATATTATGCTGCCAGGAATGCTGGTCGTGGTGGTGGCCTGCTTGACGTCGCGCCAGCTGACGGGCTGTGAAGGTTTCTTCATTAGCTCGGTGCGCTACGGTTTACACCCGCTGCAGCAGCCGCTGATGCAGGCGCTCTCCCGAGTATCGGTTCCGGCGGTGATGGAGCGCCAATTGGTGCGTACCGAACGGATGATTACGCCAGACCAAGCCCGCCGCTTGCTGGAAACCAACCCCATGTGGCTGGTGATCGAGCGCTCCAGTGACGACAAGCCCGTGCTGGCGCTGAAGGCAGCGGAGCTTGCCCGCTGGCTGCTGGAGCACGATGAGGCACTCGATGGCGAAGCACCGCCGGAGGATGAGCTGGTAGATCTGTTGGAGATTCCCGGCCAGCGGCTGGAAATGGCGCCGATTGGTTTGCAGGCCACGCTATCGGAGGCGTTTTTAAAGCTTCAAGACAGTGCGCTTGGGGCACTGTACGTCGTACATGGCTATCGACCAAAGCAGCAGCGAATTTCAGGTATCATTACCCGGGGCGCGATCGAGCGTTATTACCACTACACTGACGCTCGACAGCCGGATGTCCGTGACACTGAGCCCTAG
- the hemJ gene encoding protoporphyrinogen oxidase HemJ, whose product MYEWVKAIHLMAVVTWFAALFYLPRLYVYHAMARDKGDEQAITYFKTMERKLYRGIMTPSMILVLIFGGWMLYLVPAWFSQGWMHVKLTLVVLLIAYHHVCLIYLKQFDQSRCTKSHVFFRWFNEAPVIALVAIILLAVVKPF is encoded by the coding sequence ATGTACGAATGGGTAAAGGCCATTCATTTGATGGCCGTTGTGACTTGGTTTGCCGCACTGTTCTACCTGCCAAGACTTTACGTGTACCACGCCATGGCCCGGGACAAAGGCGATGAGCAAGCAATCACGTACTTCAAAACCATGGAGCGTAAGCTCTATCGCGGCATCATGACGCCATCGATGATCCTGGTGCTGATCTTTGGTGGTTGGATGCTCTATTTGGTGCCCGCGTGGTTTAGCCAGGGCTGGATGCACGTTAAGCTCACGCTGGTCGTGCTGTTGATTGCCTACCACCACGTTTGCCTGATCTATCTGAAACAGTTTGACCAGTCGCGCTGCACCAAGAGTCACGTATTCTTTCGCTGGTTCAATGAAGCCCCTGTGATTGCGTTGGTCGCGATTATTCTCCTGGCGGTTGTGAAGCCCTTTTGA